In the Methylomonas rhizoryzae genome, one interval contains:
- the gspK gene encoding type II secretion system minor pseudopilin GspK, whose product MPVLVRQRGVALLTVLLVLALATVSVLSMSGERQLDIRRTDNQLRNDQAWVYAHALEDWAVRILQAGDAAGRNVQLQEQGNVELKGRLLAQQHTFNLNNLLAEGELQTQELQRLRRLLRYLELDPAIADAIVDWLDADSEIRYPAGAEDEVYSRLHPPYRAANRNFADLSELRLVKGIGPAEYAKLRPYLSAIDAYLPLNVNTAPPLLLRCLADDISEDLAEAIFRAAGKPFKDVAAFLQDEAVLGSGIGNNGIAVGNRHYLLQGLVSFGGVTLRFESRLQTGGEGQVWFNRRARVANFDG is encoded by the coding sequence ATGCCGGTACTCGTCCGCCAACGCGGGGTGGCGTTGCTCACCGTGCTGCTGGTACTGGCGTTGGCCACCGTCAGCGTGTTGTCGATGTCCGGCGAGCGGCAGCTGGATATTCGCCGTACCGACAATCAATTGCGCAACGATCAGGCTTGGGTCTATGCGCATGCCTTGGAAGATTGGGCCGTGCGAATTTTGCAAGCCGGCGACGCTGCCGGCCGCAACGTGCAATTGCAAGAGCAAGGCAACGTGGAACTGAAAGGGCGGCTTTTGGCGCAACAACATACTTTCAATCTGAACAATTTGCTGGCGGAAGGCGAACTGCAAACCCAAGAACTGCAGCGGCTACGGCGGTTGTTGCGTTATCTGGAGCTGGACCCGGCCATAGCCGACGCGATTGTCGACTGGCTGGATGCCGATAGCGAGATTCGTTATCCCGCCGGCGCGGAAGACGAGGTCTATTCGCGCTTGCATCCGCCTTATCGGGCAGCTAACCGCAATTTTGCCGACCTCAGCGAATTACGTTTGGTGAAAGGCATAGGCCCGGCCGAGTACGCCAAGTTGCGGCCTTATCTCAGTGCAATCGACGCTTATCTGCCGCTCAACGTCAACACCGCGCCGCCGTTGTTGTTGCGCTGTCTGGCCGATGACATCAGCGAGGATTTGGCGGAGGCGATTTTCCGGGCGGCCGGCAAACCGTTCAAGGATGTGGCGGCCTTTTTACAGGACGAAGCCGTGCTAGGTAGCGGCATAGGCAATAACGGGATCGCGGTCGGCAATCGCCATTACCTGCTGCAAGGCCTGGTCAGCTTCGGCGGCGTGACGCTACGCTTCGAAAGCCGCTTACAAACCGGCGGCGAAGGGCAGGTGTGGTTTAATCGCCGTGCTCGGGTGGCGAATTTCGATGGCTGA
- the gspJ gene encoding type II secretion system minor pseudopilin GspJ gives MKQRLGKHGAGFTLLELLIAMAVFAIMAAMAYGGLRAVMQTRLDTQNRARQLREVQQAFYWLNEDLQQAVARPVRDELGDSLTAFQGGMGEDVLSLTRSTPEWLPDSGGRSNLQRVVYRFRNGMLYRGVWNALDRTPQSRIVQRRILEARSLQLRFYGGDWSGYWPVAGAALPRAVEVNVELPGLGTLRRVFGLR, from the coding sequence ATGAAGCAGCGGCTAGGCAAGCACGGCGCTGGCTTTACCTTGCTGGAACTGCTGATCGCGATGGCGGTATTCGCCATCATGGCGGCGATGGCCTACGGCGGTTTACGCGCGGTCATGCAAACCCGGCTGGACACCCAAAACCGGGCCCGGCAACTGCGTGAAGTGCAGCAGGCGTTTTATTGGCTGAACGAAGATTTGCAACAAGCCGTGGCCCGTCCGGTACGCGACGAACTGGGCGACAGCCTCACCGCGTTCCAAGGCGGGATGGGCGAGGATGTTTTGAGCCTGACCCGCAGCACGCCGGAATGGTTGCCCGATTCCGGCGGGCGCAGCAATTTACAGCGCGTGGTGTACCGGTTTAGAAACGGGATGTTATATCGAGGGGTGTGGAATGCCTTGGATAGAACCCCGCAAAGCCGCATCGTTCAACGGCGGATTCTCGAGGCGCGCAGTCTGCAGCTGCGTTTTTACGGCGGTGACTGGTCCGGCTATTGGCCGGTTGCCGGCGCGGCTTTGCCGCGGGCGGTCGAAGTCAACGTCGAGCTGCCGGGATTGGGCACGCTGCGGCGTGTGTTCGGTTTGCGTTGA
- the gspI gene encoding type II secretion system minor pseudopilin GspI gives MPIKSAGFTLLEVLIALALLAILMLGLLKIAAYNTRNLWVLENTFIAEQIAHNQMLQLRLSGSRPESAAGRDDMGGRRWHWRADRAALHPLGQGLERYRINVFLEGDASAYASLIDYLPVGS, from the coding sequence ATGCCGATTAAATCCGCCGGCTTTACTTTGCTGGAGGTGCTGATCGCCTTGGCGCTGTTGGCGATTTTGATGTTGGGCTTGCTAAAAATCGCCGCTTATAACACCCGTAATCTATGGGTACTGGAAAACACCTTCATCGCCGAACAAATCGCGCACAATCAAATGCTACAACTGCGTTTATCCGGCTCCCGGCCGGAAAGCGCGGCAGGCCGGGACGACATGGGCGGACGCCGCTGGCACTGGCGAGCCGACCGCGCCGCTTTGCATCCTTTAGGGCAGGGGCTGGAACGCTATCGAATCAATGTATTTCTGGAAGGCGACGCCTCGGCCTATGCCAGTCTGATCGACTATTTACCGGTCGGCTCATGA
- the gspH gene encoding type II secretion system minor pseudopilin GspH, with protein MKSGGFTLIELLVVLVLIGVIGSMAVLAIGNDGSEQRQRQEAERLQALLQLAEQEAELRGEAIAVELCQSAYRFFRHSNAAWRLEDSDSLFRPRQLPAGLGLLLRLDGQGQRLPAQLLPVTAGGKPQFVLAPAGAVAVEIAVQQAGTTVWLNNTGDEGWTLAGETIHAD; from the coding sequence GTGAAAAGCGGCGGTTTTACTCTGATCGAGCTGCTGGTGGTGTTGGTATTAATCGGCGTGATCGGCTCCATGGCGGTGTTGGCAATCGGCAACGACGGCAGTGAGCAACGGCAGCGCCAGGAAGCCGAGCGCTTGCAAGCCTTGTTGCAACTGGCCGAACAGGAAGCCGAGCTGCGCGGCGAAGCCATAGCGGTAGAGCTGTGTCAATCGGCTTACCGATTTTTCCGCCATAGCAATGCGGCTTGGCGGCTGGAAGACAGTGACTCCCTGTTCAGGCCCAGGCAACTGCCGGCCGGGTTGGGTTTGCTGTTGCGCCTGGACGGCCAGGGACAACGCTTGCCAGCGCAATTATTGCCGGTCACGGCCGGTGGCAAACCGCAATTCGTGCTGGCGCCGGCTGGCGCCGTAGCGGTGGAAATCGCGGTGCAACAGGCCGGTACAACGGTTTGGCTCAACAACACCGGCGACGAAGGCTGGACGCTGGCGGGCGAAACGATACATGCCGATTAA
- the gspG gene encoding type II secretion system major pseudopilin GspG: MKGNRNSGFTLIEVMIVVVILGILASIVVPKIMGRPDEARATRTLQDIRAIGAALDLYRLDNFSYPSTEQGLEALVKKPVNLPSGARWKQGGYLDALPADAWGRPYYYLKPGQHGEYDLYSFGADGVEGGEEANADIGNWLQK; the protein is encoded by the coding sequence ATGAAGGGCAATAGAAACAGCGGCTTTACCTTAATTGAAGTGATGATCGTGGTGGTCATTTTGGGCATTTTGGCATCCATCGTGGTGCCCAAAATCATGGGACGACCCGACGAAGCCAGAGCGACCCGCACGCTGCAAGACATCCGGGCGATAGGTGCGGCCTTGGATTTGTACCGTCTGGATAATTTCAGCTACCCCAGTACCGAGCAAGGCTTGGAGGCGTTGGTGAAAAAACCGGTCAATCTGCCGAGCGGCGCGCGTTGGAAGCAAGGCGGTTATTTGGATGCGTTGCCGGCCGATGCGTGGGGCCGTCCTTACTACTATTTGAAACCCGGCCAGCACGGCGAATACGACTTGTATTCATTTGGCGCCGACGGGGTGGAAGGGGGCGAGGAAGCGAATGCCGACATCGGCAATTGGCTGCAAAAATAA
- a CDS encoding CDP-archaeol synthase — MCLQCSLIALLLVAVANGAPVMAGYLLKRRFACPVDAGVHAADGRPLFGRSKTWRGLLAALGCSAVFASALNVSAALGMVFAAWAMAGDLLASFCKRRLGKTESSQARGFDTVPESLLPAWLLSDELSLGAWDVAAVVVAFFLMEEFLSPLLYKWHIRRRPY, encoded by the coding sequence ATGTGCCTACAGTGCAGCCTCATCGCGCTTTTATTGGTAGCCGTTGCCAACGGCGCGCCGGTAATGGCCGGCTACCTACTAAAACGCAGGTTCGCTTGCCCGGTCGACGCCGGTGTGCATGCAGCCGACGGCAGACCGTTGTTCGGCCGCTCGAAAACCTGGCGTGGCCTGCTGGCGGCACTGGGTTGTAGCGCCGTTTTCGCCTCCGCCTTGAATGTGTCTGCGGCTTTGGGCATGGTTTTCGCCGCTTGGGCCATGGCCGGCGACTTGTTGGCCAGTTTTTGCAAGCGGAGGCTCGGTAAAACCGAAAGCAGTCAGGCGCGCGGTTTCGATACCGTGCCGGAATCCCTGCTGCCGGCGTGGCTGCTGAGCGACGAATTGAGTCTGGGTGCGTGGGACGTCGCCGCCGTGGTGGTGGCGTTTTTTCTGATGGAAGAGTTTTTGTCGCCGCTGTTGTATAAATGGCATATCCGGCGGCGGCCTTATTAA
- a CDS encoding endonuclease/exonuclease/phosphatase family protein has translation MSDTLRVLTYNIHKGFDTGNRRFVLQQIRDALIGADADLLFLQEIQGQHQHKEKHINGWPAASQAEFIAEGVWPHHVYGKNAIYDAGHHGNAIVSRYPFEAWENINVSPFSWASRSLLHGVIRLQNSTTPLHAVCVHLGLMGFERRRQLQELCVRIEQHVPHDAPLIVAGDFNDWPQQAERQFHAYLGLEEVFRKTHGRHARTFPAWLPLLAMDRIYFRGLNPLSCQRLSHAPWHLLSDHAPLAADFSLRTP, from the coding sequence ATGAGCGATACATTGCGGGTACTTACCTATAACATTCATAAAGGCTTCGACACCGGCAACCGCCGCTTCGTGTTGCAGCAAATCCGCGACGCCCTGATCGGCGCCGACGCCGATCTATTGTTCCTGCAGGAAATCCAAGGCCAACACCAACACAAGGAAAAACACATCAACGGCTGGCCGGCCGCGTCGCAGGCCGAATTCATCGCCGAAGGCGTATGGCCGCACCACGTGTACGGCAAGAACGCCATATACGACGCCGGCCACCACGGCAACGCCATCGTCAGCCGTTATCCGTTCGAGGCCTGGGAAAACATCAACGTCTCGCCGTTCAGTTGGGCCAGCCGCAGCCTGTTGCACGGCGTGATCCGCTTGCAAAACTCCACTACGCCCTTGCACGCGGTGTGCGTGCATCTGGGTCTAATGGGTTTCGAACGGCGCCGGCAGTTGCAAGAATTATGCGTCCGCATCGAACAACACGTGCCGCACGATGCGCCGCTGATCGTGGCCGGCGATTTCAACGACTGGCCGCAACAGGCGGAGCGGCAATTTCACGCCTACCTGGGCTTGGAAGAAGTGTTCCGTAAAACCCACGGCAGGCACGCGCGGACTTTTCCGGCCTGGCTGCCGTTGCTGGCCATGGACCGTATTTATTTTCGTGGTTTGAATCCGTTGAGCTGCCAACGTTTATCGCATGCCCCCTGGCATTTGCTGTCCGATCACGCCCCTTTGGCGGCCGATTTCTCCCTGCGAACGCCATGA
- a CDS encoding CDP-alcohol phosphatidyltransferase family protein translates to MKSVPGRWTAPNLLTGFRFAAAPGLLWLAWHGYALAFMSLLALCFLSDLLDGFVARLTGQVSEFGAMLDSWADVVNYLTIALCCWWLWPDIFAAEWLYFGFTVASCILPALTGYIKFGCFTSYHTWAVRIAAAAMGFALYVLFFGGPLWPFRMAAVLCLLAGGEEILLTLLLSEPKSNLRSLWHALKRR, encoded by the coding sequence ATGAAATCCGTACCCGGACGTTGGACTGCGCCCAATCTGTTGACCGGCTTTCGCTTCGCCGCCGCGCCGGGCTTGCTGTGGCTGGCCTGGCACGGCTATGCCTTGGCCTTCATGAGTTTGTTGGCGCTGTGTTTCTTGTCCGATTTATTGGACGGTTTCGTCGCCCGCCTGACCGGGCAAGTCTCCGAGTTCGGCGCGATGCTGGACAGCTGGGCGGACGTGGTGAATTATTTGACCATCGCCCTGTGTTGCTGGTGGCTATGGCCGGACATTTTCGCCGCGGAATGGCTGTACTTCGGTTTCACGGTAGCCAGCTGCATTCTGCCGGCACTGACGGGCTATATTAAATTCGGCTGTTTCACCAGTTATCACACCTGGGCGGTGCGCATAGCCGCCGCGGCCATGGGCTTTGCGCTGTACGTATTGTTTTTCGGCGGCCCGCTGTGGCCGTTTAGAATGGCGGCCGTGCTGTGTTTGCTGGCGGGCGGCGAAGAAATTTTATTGACCTTGCTGCTGTCCGAACCCAAATCAAACCTGCGTTCGCTGTGGCATGCGTTGAAAAGACGGTGA